A stretch of the Fusobacterium varium genome encodes the following:
- the rnfG gene encoding electron transport complex, RnfABCDGE type, G subunit — protein sequence MKNRFVHYGAVLLIIAAVSAGILAVVNEFTKTVIRDNEIAAVNLARKNVLSSAETFKEEESVKADGLEFIPGFNAAGELTGYVVSVAQGGYAADINFVLGIEKDGKIAGLDIIGSQETPGLGAKVMDKAWQAIWVGRDSSYVFNKSTDAFAGATISPTAVYTGMMRALTVYDKEVRK from the coding sequence ATGAAAAATAGATTTGTACATTATGGAGCAGTACTTTTAATAATAGCTGCTGTGTCAGCTGGAATACTAGCTGTAGTAAATGAATTTACAAAAACAGTAATAAGAGATAATGAAATTGCAGCTGTAAATTTAGCAAGAAAAAATGTTCTTTCTTCTGCTGAAACTTTTAAAGAAGAAGAATCTGTAAAAGCTGATGGTTTAGAATTTATACCTGGATTTAATGCAGCTGGAGAGCTTACTGGATATGTTGTATCTGTTGCTCAAGGTGGATATGCTGCTGACATCAACTTTGTTTTAGGTATTGAAAAAGATGGTAAAATTGCAGGATTGGACATAATAGGAAGCCAAGAAACTCCAGGACTTGGAGCTAAAGTTATGGATAAAGCATGGCAGGCTATCTGGGTAGGAAGAGATTCATCTTATGTCTTCAATAAATCTACAGATGCATTTGCTGGTGCTACTATATCTCCAACAGCAGTTTATACTGGAATGATGAGAGCTTTGACAGTCTATGACAAAGAGGTGAGAAAATAG
- the rnfE gene encoding electron transport complex, RnfABCDGE type, E subunit: protein MEKNNYGKILFEGIFTGNPVFILLLGLCPTLGVTSSAINGMSMGLAVVAVLACSNVLISAFKKLIPDQVRIPAFIMIIASLVTIVEMVMKAYTPDLYKVLGLFIPLIVVNCIVLGRAESFASKNGVFASLIDGIGSGLGFTLSLTVLGAIREALGNGSVFNINFAPANFTPALIFILAPGGFLTIGCIIATLNYLKMKKSKEG from the coding sequence GTGGAGAAAAATAACTACGGAAAAATATTATTTGAAGGGATATTCACAGGAAACCCTGTATTTATTCTTCTGTTAGGATTATGTCCTACACTTGGAGTTACAAGTTCAGCAATAAATGGTATGTCAATGGGATTGGCCGTTGTAGCTGTTCTTGCTTGTTCAAATGTTTTAATTTCTGCATTTAAAAAATTAATTCCTGATCAGGTAAGAATTCCTGCATTTATAATGATTATAGCATCATTGGTTACAATAGTTGAAATGGTTATGAAAGCATATACTCCTGATCTTTATAAAGTATTGGGATTATTTATTCCTCTTATAGTTGTTAACTGTATAGTATTGGGAAGAGCAGAAAGCTTTGCATCAAAAAATGGTGTGTTTGCTTCTTTAATTGATGGAATAGGATCAGGACTTGGATTTACTTTATCTCTTACTGTATTAGGTGCTATTAGAGAGGCTCTTGGTAATGGATCTGTGTTTAATATCAATTTTGCACCTGCAAACTTCACTCCTGCACTTATATTCATACTTGCACCTGGAGGTTTCCTTACAATTGGATGTATCATAGCAACTCTTAATTATCTTAAGATGAAAAAGAGTAAGGAGGGATAG
- the rnfA gene encoding electron transport complex, RnfABCDGE type, A subunit — MTFGSIFSIIVGSIFINNVIFAKFLGCCPFMGVSKKIDASLGMGMAVTFVITLASGITWLVYHFLLAPFGLDYLQTIAFILIIAALVQFVEMAIAKTSPSLYKALGVFLPLITTNCAVLGVAIINIQEGFNFIETLVNGFSVAVGFSLALVLLAGIRERIEYSAIPAPFKGVPIAFISAGLLAMAFMGFSGMQI, encoded by the coding sequence GTGACTTTTGGAAGTATTTTTAGTATCATAGTAGGTTCTATATTTATAAATAACGTTATCTTTGCTAAATTCTTAGGTTGTTGTCCTTTCATGGGAGTATCTAAAAAGATAGATGCTTCATTGGGAATGGGAATGGCAGTAACTTTCGTTATAACTCTAGCTTCAGGGATAACTTGGCTTGTATATCATTTTTTACTTGCTCCATTTGGATTAGACTATTTGCAGACTATAGCTTTTATATTAATCATAGCAGCATTAGTTCAATTCGTTGAAATGGCTATTGCTAAGACTTCACCAAGTCTTTATAAAGCTCTTGGAGTATTTCTTCCTCTTATTACAACTAACTGTGCGGTACTAGGGGTAGCAATCATCAATATACAAGAAGGTTTCAATTTTATTGAAACATTAGTAAATGGATTTTCTGTTGCAGTAGGATTCTCACTAGCATTAGTATTACTTGCTGGTATCAGAGAAAGAATAGAATACTCAGCTATTCCAGCACCATTTAAAGGAGTACCAATTGCATTTATATCAGCTGGTCTTCTTGCTATGGCGTTTATGGGATTTAGTGGAATGCAAATATAA
- the rnfB gene encoding electron transport complex, RnfABCDGE type, B subunit, which produces MNAVIMPVLVLGLTGLAMGLFLAFASKKFEVEVDPKIEQIMGILPGANCGGCGFPGCAGYAAAVVNEGAGMSLCAPGGASVAEGIGQIMGATVEVSDEKIVAKVLCQGDNTRTTKIYEFDGELQTCAAMMLYAGGDKSCVYSCLGHGDCERVCPVNAIKVNDKGIAEVNEDKCISCGLCQKACPKKVISMLPQNKKVTVLCSSKEKGATARKACSTACIGCGLCKKACPVDAITVENNLAKIDPEKCIQCGLCAAKCPTNAIKSEIKEVKKAEIIEEKCVGCTLCAKVCPVGAVEGELKAKHKIDQEKCIGCGLCFDKCKLKAIKMNVIERRD; this is translated from the coding sequence ATGAACGCAGTAATAATGCCTGTGTTGGTTTTAGGACTAACAGGTCTTGCTATGGGGTTGTTCTTGGCCTTTGCTTCAAAGAAATTTGAAGTTGAAGTGGACCCAAAAATAGAACAAATAATGGGTATTCTTCCTGGTGCAAACTGTGGAGGATGTGGATTCCCTGGATGTGCTGGATATGCAGCAGCAGTTGTAAATGAAGGTGCAGGAATGTCACTATGTGCCCCTGGAGGAGCTAGTGTAGCTGAAGGAATAGGGCAGATTATGGGAGCTACAGTAGAAGTATCTGATGAAAAAATAGTTGCTAAAGTATTATGCCAAGGAGATAATACAAGAACTACTAAAATATATGAATTTGATGGAGAACTTCAAACTTGTGCTGCAATGATGCTTTATGCAGGTGGAGATAAATCATGTGTTTATTCATGTTTAGGACATGGAGACTGTGAAAGAGTATGTCCAGTAAATGCAATTAAAGTAAATGATAAAGGAATTGCTGAAGTAAATGAAGATAAATGTATCTCTTGTGGATTATGTCAAAAAGCATGTCCAAAGAAAGTTATCTCAATGCTTCCTCAAAATAAAAAAGTTACAGTACTTTGTTCTTCTAAAGAGAAAGGTGCTACAGCGAGAAAAGCTTGTTCAACTGCTTGTATAGGATGCGGACTATGTAAAAAAGCATGTCCAGTGGATGCTATTACAGTTGAAAATAATCTTGCTAAAATTGATCCTGAAAAATGTATCCAATGTGGTCTATGTGCTGCTAAATGTCCTACAAACGCGATAAAAAGCGAAATAAAGGAAGTTAAAAAAGCTGAAATTATAGAAGAAAAATGTGTAGGATGTACTCTATGTGCTAAAGTTTGTCCAGTAGGAGCTGTAGAAGGAGAACTTAAAGCTAAACATAAAATAGATCAAGAAAAATGTATAGGATGCGGATTATGTTTTGATAAATGTAAGTTAAAAGCTATCAAAATGAATGTAATTGAAAGAAGAGATTAA
- a CDS encoding putative outer membrane efflux protein produces MKKILGLLLILSSSVFAREITLDQAIQMSLENSKEIKVSEKDVEVSKIKVGIAFKDALPSVVYNGTYTRSEYEREVYRHTGDRATDRKGGYTQTISISQPLFQGGAVLGGIKGAKAYKSIASLLYLGERRDTRLRTIQNYSNIVKYQKDLDALEASKKELQARYNKQKAQLDLRLITKTDLLKTEYSLLEVESQIIGTQNGITIEKENLKIKTGIPKNEDVTVVEFEVPMYLSRNINFKADLDQAMNESINALVAKNYVEAAEASKIVSRADMLPKVNAFASYGTSERTKYNPTIDEAEWRGGVEVTWNVFEFGKNYDNYRVAAIGKEQEMLREKISKDSIDINVTDAYLELIRMEKERDSKERAMEAAVENFRMDQERYDAGLISTVDYLLSESQVREATVAYNQIVIDYLYAFEKYRSLLI; encoded by the coding sequence ATGAAAAAGATATTAGGATTACTTTTAATATTAAGTAGTTCAGTGTTTGCTAGAGAGATTACTCTAGATCAGGCTATACAAATGTCACTAGAAAACAGTAAGGAAATCAAAGTTTCAGAGAAAGATGTTGAAGTATCAAAAATAAAAGTGGGAATCGCATTTAAAGATGCTCTGCCAAGTGTTGTATACAATGGAACATACACAAGAAGTGAATATGAGAGAGAAGTATATCGGCATACTGGGGATAGAGCAACAGACAGAAAAGGGGGATATACTCAGACAATATCAATATCACAGCCATTATTTCAAGGGGGAGCAGTTTTAGGTGGAATAAAAGGTGCCAAAGCATATAAGAGTATAGCTAGCTTATTGTATTTAGGTGAAAGAAGAGATACAAGACTTAGAACTATTCAAAATTATTCCAACATAGTTAAATACCAAAAAGATTTAGATGCTTTAGAAGCTTCTAAAAAAGAACTTCAGGCTAGATATAATAAACAGAAAGCTCAGTTAGACTTAAGACTTATAACTAAAACAGATTTATTAAAAACTGAGTATTCTCTTTTAGAAGTTGAGTCACAAATCATTGGAACTCAAAATGGAATAACTATTGAAAAGGAAAATCTTAAGATAAAAACAGGAATTCCTAAAAATGAAGATGTAACAGTTGTAGAATTTGAAGTTCCTATGTATTTGAGCAGAAATATAAATTTCAAAGCTGATTTAGATCAGGCTATGAATGAGAGTATAAATGCTTTAGTAGCTAAAAATTATGTAGAGGCAGCAGAGGCTTCTAAAATAGTGTCGAGAGCAGATATGCTTCCTAAAGTAAATGCTTTTGCAAGTTATGGAACATCAGAAAGAACAAAATACAATCCAACAATAGATGAAGCTGAATGGAGAGGCGGAGTGGAAGTAACATGGAATGTATTTGAGTTTGGAAAGAATTATGATAACTACAGAGTAGCTGCAATAGGAAAAGAGCAGGAAATGCTGAGAGAAAAGATATCTAAGGATAGTATTGATATAAATGTAACTGATGCTTATTTAGAATTGATAAGAATGGAAAAAGAGAGAGATTCTAAAGAAAGAGCAATGGAAGCAGCAGTAGAAAACTTTAGAATGGATCAGGAAAGATATGATGCAGGATTGATTTCAACAGTAGACTATTTATTATCTGAATCACAGGTGAGAGAAGCAACAGTGGCATATAATCAGATAGTGATAGATTATTTGTATGCATTTGAAAAATACAGATCACTGCTTATTTAA
- a CDS encoding putative efflux transporter — protein MKKTGYLILLLILVMAGCGKKEEEVIEKKVKYVITEPAATRKMNQVFKSDAVLEPRNKVNHKTEKGGTIEKILKRNGDTVKKGELVMELSDAATESSYFTAKANYTSALSSLNIAKSNYDKFKNLYQKELVSYLEYVGYENTYVGAKGNYEAAKASYENAKSDYNKLFRKAEIDGVIGNLFGKEGNEIAASDIIFTVVNDSSMETYVGFPAEWLTQIKVGQELEVEVGALGKKFTGKITEINPIADSSTKKFMVKVAVDNPEKAIKDGMYSYVTIPVGEINVLSVSDEAIFVRNLLSYVFKVEDGVAKRVEVKTGATNLPYTEISSDSVKEGDRIVVKGIFGLEEGNEVEENTEAK, from the coding sequence ATGAAGAAAACAGGTTATTTGATACTGCTTTTAATATTAGTTATGGCAGGTTGTGGAAAGAAAGAAGAAGAGGTTATAGAAAAGAAAGTTAAGTATGTTATTACAGAACCTGCAGCAACAAGAAAAATGAATCAGGTATTCAAATCAGATGCTGTATTGGAACCTAGAAACAAGGTTAACCATAAAACTGAAAAAGGTGGAACAATAGAGAAAATATTAAAAAGAAATGGAGATACTGTAAAAAAAGGAGAGCTGGTAATGGAGCTTTCAGATGCTGCGACAGAATCAAGTTATTTTACAGCAAAAGCAAATTATACATCTGCGCTGTCTTCACTTAATATTGCAAAGAGCAACTATGATAAGTTTAAGAATCTTTATCAGAAAGAGCTGGTATCTTATCTGGAATATGTAGGATATGAAAATACTTATGTAGGAGCTAAAGGAAATTATGAGGCAGCGAAGGCATCTTATGAGAATGCAAAAAGTGATTACAATAAATTATTCAGAAAAGCTGAAATAGATGGTGTTATTGGAAATCTTTTTGGAAAAGAAGGAAATGAAATAGCTGCAAGTGATATTATTTTTACAGTAGTAAATGATAGTTCTATGGAAACTTATGTAGGATTCCCAGCAGAATGGCTTACTCAGATAAAAGTTGGACAGGAATTAGAAGTGGAAGTAGGAGCATTAGGGAAGAAATTTACTGGAAAGATAACAGAGATAAACCCAATTGCAGATTCATCAACTAAAAAGTTTATGGTAAAGGTTGCAGTAGATAATCCTGAAAAAGCTATAAAAGATGGAATGTATTCCTATGTAACTATTCCAGTGGGAGAAATAAATGTATTATCAGTTTCAGATGAGGCAATATTTGTAAGAAACCTGTTAAGCTATGTATTTAAAGTGGAAGATGGAGTAGCAAAAAGAGTAGAGGTAAAAACAGGAGCTACAAATCTTCCATATACTGAAATTTCTTCTGACAGTGTAAAAGAAGGAGACAGAATAGTAGTTAAAGGTATATTCGGACTGGAAGAAGGAAATGAAGTAGAAGAAAACACAGAAGCAAAATAA
- a CDS encoding putative efflux transporter — translation MTLAGLSIRRPVATTMLMVSVMFIGLMAMFSMKSELLPNMNIPVVTVRTTWQGAVAEDVETQVTKKIEEILPNVEGIDKIESTSTYGQSTIAVKFDYGIDADDKVTEIQRELSKITNDLPSDAETPVAKKVEVGAGNLTLVIMLSAPNKTELSSFVEEYLKPKFESLPGIGEVNVYGNPDKQVQIQIDSDKLAAYDLSPMELYEMIRVSSLNVPLGTISTGTKDVIVRFMGELNYIDTFEDMIIKSNGNTLRVKDVADVVFTTEDPEDISYLSGKESIAVVVEKSSDGSTIDLNKKALEALNVLKTIMPPETEYSILLDTSEDINKSISNVSSTAVQGLILATIVLYLFLKNMRATLLVSAALPVAVIFTFAFLALNGTSLNLISLMGLSIGVGMLTDNSVVVVDNIYRHMTELKSPVMEASDNGTTEVTMSVIASALTTMVVFIPILFIPGIAREINRDLAYSIIFSNLAAIIVSLTLIPMLASRFLTNKADITKEGKIFGTVKSNYLKLINWAVDHRWKTVGVTVFIFIFTVITAPRFLKMEFMPKQDQGRYSIVAELGKGLDLEKSKAIAKEIEEIIINEPNTQSYFTIVQNDNFSINVDIGKKDTRKTSVFDIIAKLRPIVEKIPDTRTNLSEDFAMGSQQRDVQFDIVGANLEEIREVGSKVLEEIKKYPGAVDIKSTLDPGNIEARVVLDRDKIKSYGINPSVIAQTLSYSVLGGDRGDTVTVKTGIEEIDVMVRLPKNKRNDINALKNLNIKIDSGKFIKLSDVADIVMAEGSSEINKTDRIYSVTVSANDGGVGMKAIQDKLVEAYKNINPPQSISYRWGGDSENLGDTVSQLGLALGIAIFLIYALLASQFENFVLPVIIIGSIPLALIGVLWGLLVTNQPVNIMVMIGVILLAGVVVNNAIVLIDFIKMTRERGSERQEAVIESCRTRLRPILMTTMTTVLGMLPLSLGIGEGSEIYRGMAITVMFGLTFSTLLTLIVIPILYTMVEDMNNAILRFIKKTIIRIIKLLPKKLTKVK, via the coding sequence ATGACTTTAGCAGGTTTATCAATACGTAGACCAGTTGCTACAACAATGCTTATGGTATCAGTTATGTTTATTGGATTAATGGCAATGTTTTCCATGAAATCAGAACTTTTACCAAATATGAATATTCCAGTTGTTACAGTGAGAACAACATGGCAGGGAGCAGTAGCAGAGGATGTAGAAACACAGGTTACTAAAAAAATAGAAGAGATACTTCCTAATGTTGAGGGAATAGATAAAATAGAATCAACATCAACTTATGGACAGTCTACTATAGCGGTAAAATTTGATTATGGAATAGATGCAGATGATAAAGTAACAGAGATACAAAGGGAATTGTCAAAAATAACAAATGATCTGCCTAGTGATGCAGAAACTCCAGTAGCAAAGAAAGTTGAGGTAGGAGCAGGAAATCTGACTCTGGTAATAATGCTGAGTGCTCCAAATAAGACAGAGTTAAGTAGTTTTGTTGAAGAATATTTAAAACCTAAATTTGAAAGTCTGCCTGGTATTGGAGAGGTAAATGTGTATGGAAATCCTGATAAACAGGTACAGATACAAATAGACAGTGACAAACTCGCAGCTTATGATCTTTCTCCAATGGAACTTTATGAGATGATAAGAGTATCAAGCCTAAATGTACCATTGGGGACTATCAGTACAGGGACTAAAGATGTAATAGTAAGATTTATGGGAGAATTAAACTATATAGATACTTTTGAAGATATGATTATTAAGAGTAACGGAAATACTTTAAGAGTTAAAGATGTAGCCGATGTAGTATTTACTACTGAAGATCCTGAAGATATTTCTTATCTTTCAGGAAAGGAATCAATAGCAGTAGTAGTGGAAAAATCATCAGATGGAAGTACAATAGATCTTAATAAAAAAGCGTTAGAGGCTTTAAATGTACTAAAAACAATTATGCCACCTGAAACTGAATACAGCATACTTTTAGATACTTCAGAAGATATCAATAAATCTATATCAAATGTAAGCAGTACAGCAGTACAGGGACTTATATTGGCAACAATAGTTCTGTATCTGTTTTTGAAAAATATGAGAGCAACACTTCTGGTATCAGCAGCACTTCCAGTAGCAGTAATATTTACATTTGCATTTCTTGCGCTGAATGGAACATCACTTAACCTTATCTCATTGATGGGATTATCGATAGGGGTGGGAATGCTAACAGATAACTCCGTGGTCGTTGTGGATAATATTTACCGGCATATGACGGAATTGAAATCACCAGTAATGGAGGCTTCAGATAATGGTACTACAGAAGTTACTATGTCAGTTATAGCATCAGCTCTTACAACAATGGTTGTATTTATCCCTATATTATTTATTCCAGGAATAGCAAGAGAGATAAACAGAGATTTGGCATATTCAATAATATTTTCAAACCTTGCAGCAATAATAGTTTCTCTTACATTAATACCAATGCTTGCAAGCAGATTCCTTACAAATAAGGCAGATATTACAAAGGAAGGAAAAATATTTGGAACAGTAAAAAGTAATTATTTAAAATTGATAAACTGGGCTGTAGACCATAGATGGAAAACAGTTGGAGTAACAGTATTTATATTCATATTTACAGTAATAACAGCTCCAAGATTTTTAAAGATGGAATTTATGCCTAAACAGGACCAAGGTAGATATTCAATAGTTGCAGAGTTAGGAAAAGGACTTGATTTGGAAAAGTCAAAAGCAATAGCTAAGGAAATAGAAGAAATAATTATCAATGAACCTAATACTCAAAGTTATTTTACCATTGTTCAAAATGATAATTTTTCTATCAATGTTGATATAGGTAAAAAGGATACCAGAAAGACTTCTGTATTTGATATTATTGCTAAATTAAGGCCAATTGTTGAAAAGATACCAGATACAAGAACAAATCTGTCAGAGGATTTTGCAATGGGATCACAGCAGAGAGATGTTCAGTTTGATATAGTTGGTGCCAACTTGGAAGAAATCAGAGAAGTAGGATCAAAAGTTCTGGAAGAAATTAAGAAATATCCAGGAGCAGTTGATATAAAATCAACATTGGATCCGGGAAATATTGAAGCAAGAGTAGTTCTTGACAGAGATAAAATAAAAAGTTATGGAATCAATCCTTCAGTAATTGCTCAAACATTGAGTTATTCAGTATTAGGAGGAGACAGAGGAGATACAGTAACTGTTAAAACTGGTATTGAAGAGATAGATGTTATGGTAAGACTGCCTAAAAATAAAAGAAATGATATTAATGCTTTAAAAAATCTTAACATAAAAATAGACAGCGGAAAATTTATAAAATTGTCAGATGTTGCAGATATAGTAATGGCTGAAGGATCATCAGAGATAAATAAAACAGACAGAATATATAGTGTAACAGTATCTGCAAATGATGGTGGGGTTGGAATGAAAGCTATTCAGGACAAACTTGTAGAGGCATATAAGAATATTAATCCACCACAGTCCATTAGTTACAGATGGGGTGGAGATTCTGAGAATCTGGGTGATACAGTAAGTCAGTTGGGGCTTGCGTTAGGAATAGCAATATTTCTGATATATGCACTGTTAGCTTCACAATTTGAAAACTTTGTGCTTCCAGTGATAATTATAGGATCAATACCACTTGCATTGATAGGAGTTTTATGGGGGCTTTTAGTTACTAATCAGCCTGTAAACATAATGGTTATGATAGGAGTTATACTTCTGGCAGGGGTGGTTGTAAATAATGCCATAGTATTGATAGACTTTATTAAGATGACCAGAGAAAGAGGAAGTGAGAGGCAGGAAGCAGTAATAGAGTCATGCAGAACAAGACTAAGACCTATTCTAATGACAACAATGACAACAGTACTGGGAATGCTTCCATTGTCACTGGGAATAGGAGAAGGGTCGGAGATATACAGAGGAATGGCCATAACAGTTATGTTTGGATTGACATTCTCAACACTTCTGACATTGATTGTAATTCCAATCCTTTATACAATGGTAGAAGATATGAACAATGCTATCTTGAGATTTATTAAGAAAACAATTATCAGAATCATAAAGCTTTTACCTAAAAAATTAACTAAAGTAAAATAA
- a CDS encoding putative transcriptional regulator, with amino-acid sequence MTGIAKLYRKNYNNLTKAEKQIAEYICENSKKVIMMTSLELGKELNVSDATVLRFSKKIGFSKYNELKEYLAEELEARKSVIDKMLDNWNNDREDNNSVKKMINADIKNMQKLYMDLDLEEIDNVVKLMQTSKKIFVIGVGSSRAVAEMLGWHCMVLGLEAVTISEGGYGLFEKIAHVTKDDCVIFFSVPKYLKDEVQMMELLHAKKVPSVVITNNIFTKIASYASIFIPVETDNTSFFNSFILHAEVCNVILLKLFEGDRNRYFQYFKQNEKDQSFLYEDEDPSSTY; translated from the coding sequence ATGACCGGAATTGCAAAGCTATATAGAAAGAATTATAATAATCTTACTAAAGCTGAAAAACAGATAGCAGAATACATATGTGAAAACTCTAAAAAAGTTATTATGATGACTTCATTGGAACTAGGAAAAGAACTTAATGTCAGTGATGCAACTGTATTGAGATTTTCTAAAAAAATAGGATTTTCTAAATATAATGAACTTAAAGAATATCTTGCAGAAGAACTGGAAGCGAGAAAAAGTGTCATTGATAAAATGCTGGATAATTGGAACAATGACAGAGAGGACAATAACAGTGTAAAAAAAATGATAAATGCTGATATAAAGAATATGCAGAAACTCTATATGGATCTTGATTTAGAAGAAATAGATAATGTAGTAAAACTTATGCAGACATCAAAAAAAATATTTGTCATTGGTGTAGGAAGCAGCAGAGCTGTTGCTGAAATGCTTGGATGGCATTGCATGGTTCTCGGACTTGAAGCTGTAACTATATCTGAGGGAGGATATGGTCTATTTGAGAAAATAGCCCATGTAACAAAAGATGACTGTGTAATATTTTTCAGTGTACCAAAATATCTAAAAGATGAAGTACAGATGATGGAGCTTCTTCACGCTAAAAAAGTTCCTTCTGTTGTTATAACAAATAATATTTTTACTAAAATTGCATCTTATGCTTCAATATTTATCCCAGTTGAAACAGACAATACAAGTTTCTTCAATTCTTTCATACTTCATGCTGAAGTATGTAATGTTATTCTTTTAAAACTTTTTGAAGGGGATAGAAATAGATATTTTCAATACTTCAAACAAAATGAAAAGGACCAGAGTTTTCTCTATGAAGATGAAGATCCTTCTTCTACATATTAA
- a CDS encoding putative amidohydrolase, translating into MMNKSKIYFPDYIFYNGSVHTVDEKDSVYEAAAVSGNKIAAVGSNDEILSMKAENTVLIDLKGRSLIPGINDAHNHAWETGLMLEGIVLFGIDSMKMLQEKIIERIKEVPEGTWIQGGSWIESQFEENRAPNRYDLDVASPDNAVVLERIFGACSVNSKALKLAGITKDTVDPPKGHIEKDENGEPTGVLHGNAVLLVRKVMPGPFGSDDFGAGEGEPSIPVLEKSISLAINEYNKYGITSITEPGVSSGVCKAYHDLLKKNELKCRINLMPNWHGFTLQQNEKELDQLLEDYNFSSGYGNNWIRYSSLKMAIDGGLTSMTALKSWNYKGEDSLREFPLRLDITKLDEYIKSAHDSGWDIGIHVMGDVAIDKAVDAIYKAVKANPRKHQHSIIHAYYPSEETLKKMSEVGIMVAAQASFIYVEADGYDSLLPRDKQTSFTPLKTYKDNGIIVSLTTDMPCSNLNPFINMYAAVTRKGSRGYSLGDEEKITKAEALRMMTYNGAVLNGEEKFKGSIEADKLADLVIIDRDLSQVPDEEIKNIKVDFTMLDGKIIYQR; encoded by the coding sequence ATGATGAATAAATCAAAAATATATTTTCCAGATTATATCTTCTATAACGGGAGTGTTCATACAGTAGATGAAAAAGACAGTGTTTATGAAGCTGCAGCTGTATCTGGTAATAAAATAGCAGCAGTTGGAAGCAATGATGAAATACTGTCAATGAAAGCTGAAAATACTGTACTGATAGACTTAAAAGGAAGAAGCCTTATCCCTGGTATCAATGATGCTCATAATCATGCTTGGGAAACTGGTTTAATGCTTGAGGGAATTGTCCTTTTTGGTATTGACAGTATGAAAATGCTTCAGGAAAAGATTATAGAAAGAATAAAAGAAGTTCCTGAGGGAACATGGATACAAGGAGGCAGCTGGATAGAATCTCAATTTGAGGAGAACAGAGCCCCTAATCGTTATGATTTAGATGTTGCATCTCCTGATAATGCTGTTGTATTGGAAAGAATATTTGGAGCTTGCTCTGTAAATTCTAAAGCGTTAAAATTAGCTGGAATCACTAAAGATACTGTTGATCCTCCAAAAGGACATATAGAAAAAGATGAAAATGGAGAACCTACTGGTGTTCTTCATGGAAATGCTGTTCTTTTAGTTAGAAAAGTTATGCCTGGTCCTTTTGGAAGCGATGATTTTGGAGCAGGAGAAGGAGAGCCTTCTATTCCTGTATTAGAAAAGTCTATATCTCTTGCAATAAATGAATATAATAAATATGGAATTACAAGTATTACAGAACCAGGAGTAAGTTCTGGAGTATGTAAAGCCTACCATGATTTATTAAAGAAAAATGAACTTAAATGCAGAATAAATCTCATGCCTAACTGGCATGGATTTACATTGCAGCAAAATGAAAAAGAACTTGACCAGCTTCTTGAAGATTATAATTTCTCTTCTGGTTATGGAAATAACTGGATACGTTATTCTTCATTAAAAATGGCAATAGATGGTGGACTTACATCAATGACAGCTTTAAAATCTTGGAATTACAAAGGTGAAGATTCGTTGAGAGAATTCCCATTAAGACTTGATATCACTAAACTTGATGAATATATAAAATCGGCTCATGATTCTGGCTGGGATATTGGTATCCATGTAATGGGAGATGTTGCCATAGATAAAGCTGTAGATGCTATCTACAAAGCTGTAAAAGCTAATCCTAGAAAACATCAGCACTCTATAATACATGCCTATTATCCAAGTGAGGAAACTCTTAAAAAAATGAGCGAAGTAGGAATAATGGTAGCTGCACAAGCCAGCTTCATCTATGTAGAAGCAGATGGATATGATTCTCTGCTCCCTAGAGATAAGCAAACATCATTTACTCCATTAAAGACTTATAAAGATAATGGAATAATAGTTTCTTTAACTACTGATATGCCTTGTTCAAATCTGAATCCATTTATAAATATGTATGCAGCTGTAACTAGAAAGGGTTCTAGGGGATATTCTCTTGGAGATGAAGAAAAAATAACTAAGGCAGAAGCTCTCAGAATGATGACATATAATGGTGCTGTACTTAATGGAGAAGAGAAATTCAAAGGAAGTATAGAAGCTGATAAATTAGCAGACCTTGTAATTATAGACAGAGATCTTTCTCAAGTACCAGATGAAGAGATAAAAAATATCAAAGTTGATTTCACTATGCTTGATGGAAAAATCATCTATCAAAGATAG